A portion of the Pseudomonas protegens CHA0 genome contains these proteins:
- a CDS encoding helix-turn-helix domain-containing protein, with amino-acid sequence MSVALFTSPHLGLALRRWRLLHRVKQQHAAELFGVAQSSISRWENGRQIMEPAERARLEQLLAANLSAAADQALARLVNDSPRAVHLVCDLTHRLLACSATRAGQFGVPLSELLGQSLWGFCTEEITRKEAALDDLGWREVLEPPSLEFFSGHNDSAIVPIAPSQCRWTRLNLSDGNAVRLVETL; translated from the coding sequence ATGTCCGTAGCTCTGTTCACCTCCCCCCATCTGGGCCTGGCCCTCAGGCGCTGGCGCCTGTTGCACCGGGTCAAGCAGCAGCACGCCGCCGAACTGTTCGGCGTGGCGCAGTCGAGCATTTCCCGTTGGGAAAACGGCCGGCAGATCATGGAACCGGCCGAGCGTGCGCGCCTGGAACAACTGCTGGCGGCCAACCTCAGCGCCGCCGCCGACCAGGCCCTGGCGCGGCTGGTGAACGACAGCCCGCGCGCCGTGCACCTGGTGTGCGACCTGACCCACCGCCTGCTGGCCTGTTCCGCCACCCGCGCCGGGCAGTTCGGCGTGCCCTTGAGTGAGCTGCTGGGCCAGTCCCTGTGGGGCTTTTGCACCGAGGAAATCACCCGCAAGGAAGCCGCCCTGGATGACCTGGGCTGGCGCGAAGTACTGGAGCCGCCGTCCCTGGAATTCTTCAGCGGCCACAACGATTCGGCCATCGTGCCCATCGCCCCCAGCCAGTGCCGCTGGACCCGCCTCAACCTCTCTGACGGCAACGCCGTGCGGCTGGTGGAAACCCTCTGA
- a CDS encoding transcriptional regulator, with the protein MNRSCASLLAERQLVLQVLHSTLQMLGSVVGRHVEIVLHDLDRPECSIVAIANGHVTGRRVGDPVLVGPRQDLGFAAVRRALQDRSAATPLVLENYPTLAPDGRELRSSTVIFRDSSGQPFASLCSNSDLSGIAAAHACLGQLLGLGSAPAPRRDEAPDMEQLLAQIIQGACPGSGARMSKPHKLDAVRQMQERGVFIVKGGIEKAAAALGVTRYTIYNYLEQIRAQGAEE; encoded by the coding sequence ATGAACCGATCTTGCGCTTCCCTGCTTGCCGAACGTCAGCTGGTGCTGCAGGTGCTGCACAGCACTTTGCAGATGCTGGGCAGTGTAGTCGGCCGGCACGTGGAGATTGTCCTGCATGACCTTGACCGTCCCGAGTGCTCGATCGTCGCCATCGCCAATGGTCATGTCACCGGGCGCCGGGTAGGCGACCCGGTGCTGGTCGGGCCGCGCCAGGACCTGGGTTTTGCCGCGGTGCGACGTGCCCTGCAAGACCGCTCCGCGGCGACCCCGCTGGTGCTGGAGAACTACCCGACCCTGGCCCCCGACGGCCGCGAGCTGCGCAGTTCCACGGTGATCTTTCGCGACAGCAGCGGGCAGCCCTTCGCCAGCCTGTGCAGCAACAGCGACCTGAGCGGTATCGCCGCCGCTCATGCCTGCCTCGGGCAGTTGCTGGGCCTGGGCAGCGCGCCTGCGCCGCGCCGCGACGAAGCCCCCGACATGGAACAGTTGCTGGCCCAGATCATCCAGGGTGCCTGCCCGGGAAGCGGGGCGCGCATGAGCAAGCCACACAAGCTCGACGCCGTGCGCCAGATGCAGGAGCGCGGGGTGTTCATCGTCAAGGGCGGGATCGAAAAGGCCGCCGCGGCCCTGGGGGTGACCCGCTACACCATCTACAACTACCTGGAACAGATCCGCGCCCAAGGCGCCGAGGAATGA
- a CDS encoding Lrp/AsnC family transcriptional regulator: MDRIDQKILAELQADGRLSVTDLAERVGLSLSPCHRRVRALEQSGVILGYRAQLAPSALGLNFSAMVFVTLREGDHQAVAAFETALQGIVQIVEAQRLFGEPDYLLQVITRDLPAFQRLYDERLSTLPNVQRLTSTLVMKQVIQDRTLPL; encoded by the coding sequence ATGGATCGGATTGATCAGAAGATTCTTGCCGAGCTGCAAGCCGACGGCCGCCTGTCGGTCACCGACCTGGCCGAGCGGGTCGGTCTTAGCCTGTCCCCTTGCCATCGCCGGGTACGGGCGCTGGAGCAGTCCGGGGTGATCCTGGGCTATCGCGCACAACTGGCGCCCAGCGCCCTGGGGCTGAATTTCTCGGCCATGGTGTTCGTCACCCTGCGCGAGGGCGATCATCAGGCCGTGGCGGCCTTCGAAACTGCCTTGCAGGGCATTGTCCAGATCGTCGAGGCGCAGCGGCTGTTTGGCGAACCCGATTACCTGCTGCAGGTGATCACCCGCGACCTGCCGGCGTTCCAGCGGTTGTATGACGAACGCCTGTCGACCTTGCCCAACGTCCAGCGCCTGACCTCGACCCTGGTGATGAAGCAGGTGATCCAGGACCGCACCCTGCCATTGTGA
- a CDS encoding AidA/PixA family protein, translating into MNENIVDILVTIDVDTILESNGKTFDGGNTLTLSQHSATPTQLYNYYSNGQRLSDQVVYMVARRDNTDGPDGGSELAVNLRQGDIVRWRATSLSKGMYNAVLLYQYTQTNPVPSAGNPPYLTDVTPIVLDSTPLPIIDKDNPAGQPIAQSVQNYYWQANATRVGSRITYTWAFMILDSNNKVIAYCSWDPYFSIH; encoded by the coding sequence ATGAACGAAAACATCGTGGATATCCTTGTCACCATTGACGTGGACACCATTCTGGAAAGCAACGGCAAGACCTTCGACGGCGGCAACACGCTGACCTTGAGCCAGCACAGCGCCACCCCCACCCAGCTCTACAACTACTACAGCAACGGCCAGCGCCTGTCCGACCAGGTGGTCTACATGGTGGCCCGCCGCGACAACACCGACGGGCCGGACGGCGGCTCCGAACTGGCGGTCAACCTGCGTCAGGGGGACATTGTCCGCTGGCGCGCCACCAGCCTGTCCAAGGGCATGTACAACGCGGTGCTGCTGTACCAGTACACCCAGACCAACCCGGTACCGAGTGCCGGCAATCCGCCCTATCTGACCGACGTCACACCAATCGTCCTGGACAGCACGCCGCTGCCCATCATCGACAAGGACAACCCGGCCGGGCAGCCCATCGCGCAAAGCGTGCAGAACTACTACTGGCAGGCCAACGCCACCCGGGTCGGCTCGCGCATTACCTACACCTGGGCCTTCATGATCCTGGACAGCAACAACAAGGTGATCGCCTACTGCTCCTGGGACCCGTACTTCTCCATCCACTGA
- a CDS encoding UPF0149 family protein, which yields MQNTPLNAADFETLEDTLLKYGDDHSVLNPCELDGYFTALVSGPTQVDIAEWFPAIWGGENPNWETPQECRQFIDLCVRHINTLAEQLASDAQGFHARFETTEHQGQDLLLAEEWCFGYLRGVAVGNWPQMPTLQTGLLQTIIDCAEQDNFELPADLDLDQHRQQVAAIEPAARALHAYWAAQR from the coding sequence ATGCAAAACACCCCATTGAACGCCGCCGACTTCGAAACCCTCGAAGACACCCTGCTCAAGTACGGCGACGACCACTCGGTACTCAACCCCTGCGAGCTGGACGGTTATTTCACCGCGCTGGTGTCGGGCCCGACCCAGGTGGATATCGCCGAATGGTTCCCGGCGATCTGGGGCGGCGAGAACCCCAATTGGGAAACCCCGCAAGAGTGCCGGCAGTTCATCGACCTGTGCGTGCGCCACATCAACACCCTGGCCGAACAACTGGCCAGTGATGCCCAGGGTTTCCATGCACGTTTCGAAACCACCGAACACCAGGGCCAGGACCTGTTGCTGGCCGAAGAATGGTGCTTTGGCTACCTGCGTGGCGTGGCCGTGGGCAACTGGCCGCAGATGCCGACACTACAGACCGGCCTGTTGCAGACGATCATCGACTGTGCCGAACAGGACAACTTCGAACTGCCGGCCGACCTCGACCTGGACCAGCATCGCCAGCAAGTAGCGGCCATCGAACCGGCGGCGCGGGCGCTGCATGCCTACTGGGCGGCGCAGCGCTGA
- a CDS encoding DUF2239 family protein yields MQPRFLEAITMSDSLAQPVTAFQAQQVLAAGPLLEVALAVKRASEEAAPQPLLVFDDASGRVIDLDLRGTPDEVRQRLAATPAPGNGRYRPHQPAAAPVEGEEAAPRGRGRPKLGVIAREVTLLPRQWDWLAEQPGGASAVLRRLVDEARRHGAEPQRQRAAQEAAYQFMLAMGGDLPGYEEATRALFAADLARLQQCIEDWPQDIRAYALRLAGA; encoded by the coding sequence ATGCAGCCTCGTTTCCTTGAGGCCATAACCATGTCCGACTCACTTGCCCAACCCGTCACTGCGTTTCAGGCCCAGCAGGTGCTGGCGGCCGGCCCGTTGCTGGAGGTCGCGCTGGCGGTCAAGCGTGCCAGCGAAGAGGCGGCGCCGCAGCCGTTGCTGGTGTTCGACGATGCCAGCGGCCGGGTCATCGACCTCGACCTGCGGGGCACCCCGGACGAAGTGCGCCAGCGCCTGGCCGCCACGCCGGCGCCGGGCAACGGGCGCTATCGCCCGCACCAGCCTGCTGCTGCGCCGGTCGAGGGCGAAGAGGCTGCGCCCCGGGGGCGGGGGCGACCCAAGCTGGGGGTCATCGCCCGGGAAGTGACCCTGTTGCCGCGCCAGTGGGACTGGCTGGCCGAGCAGCCCGGTGGCGCCTCGGCGGTGCTGCGCCGGCTGGTGGACGAAGCCCGGCGCCATGGCGCCGAACCGCAGCGCCAGCGGGCCGCGCAAGAGGCGGCCTACCAGTTCATGCTGGCCATGGGCGGCGATCTTCCCGGTTATGAAGAAGCCACCCGGGCGCTGTTCGCCGCGGACCTGGCGCGCCTGCAGCAGTGCATCGAGGACTGGCCGCAGGACATCCGTGCCTATGCCTTGCGCCTGGCCGGGGCGTAA
- a CDS encoding low molecular weight protein tyrosine phosphatase family protein, translating to MLNVLFVCSQNKLRSPTAEQLFADWPGIETASAGLNHDAQVPLGPELVQWAGLIVVMETRHREKLRKRFKAQLNNQQIVCLNIPDDYEFMDPELIQLLRQKVPQFLPDGGEAR from the coding sequence ATGCTCAATGTCCTGTTTGTCTGCAGCCAGAACAAGCTGCGCAGCCCCACCGCCGAGCAGCTGTTCGCCGACTGGCCGGGGATCGAAACCGCTTCGGCGGGCCTCAACCACGACGCCCAGGTGCCCCTGGGCCCGGAGCTGGTGCAATGGGCCGGGCTGATTGTGGTGATGGAAACCCGGCACCGGGAAAAACTGCGCAAGCGCTTCAAGGCGCAGTTGAACAACCAGCAGATTGTGTGCCTGAACATTCCCGATGATTACGAGTTCATGGACCCGGAACTGATCCAGTTGCTGCGGCAGAAGGTGCCGCAGTTTCTTCCCGATGGCGGCGAGGCTCGCTGA
- a CDS encoding PrpF domain-containing protein encodes MPDLPKPAAIPEFPVCHARGGTSTGLILAREALPRDEALVEELLRHLMGVPLQGEWPGNSQITGLGRGGPTSNKVFIVERRPGETRMISTLAQLAAGKSAIDWSVNCGNMSAALPLYALQRGWLEPGEGGGQIEIYNSNTQTTMYARLGFANGRLLSDTRIPGVNGVFPGVDLFLDKPVGAKTGALFPTGKRVDLLDGIAATCIDVAVPMVILRAADLGKNGEETPAQLDADPQFKARLLELMVLGGLRMGLRKRDGSLMSADELRRSETIPKICIVSPAREGGDIATRYFTPQNAHPSLAVSGGCCLAAACLAEGTVAHALLARAPVLGEEPGEYPLAIENPAGVLETLINARLAGGELLIDGAAYRRSAQILLQGSTPLYNASPALIAALGSV; translated from the coding sequence ATGCCTGATCTGCCCAAGCCTGCTGCCATCCCTGAATTCCCCGTGTGCCACGCCCGTGGCGGCACCTCCACCGGGCTGATCCTGGCCCGCGAAGCGCTGCCCCGGGACGAAGCGCTGGTGGAAGAGTTGCTGCGCCACCTGATGGGCGTGCCGCTGCAGGGCGAGTGGCCGGGCAACAGCCAGATCACCGGCCTGGGGCGCGGCGGGCCCACCAGCAACAAGGTGTTCATCGTCGAGCGCCGCCCCGGCGAGACGCGGATGATCAGCACCCTGGCGCAACTGGCGGCGGGCAAGAGCGCCATCGACTGGAGCGTCAACTGCGGCAACATGTCCGCGGCGTTGCCGCTGTATGCCCTGCAGCGCGGCTGGCTGGAGCCCGGGGAGGGCGGTGGGCAGATCGAGATCTACAACAGCAACACCCAGACCACGATGTATGCGCGCCTGGGCTTCGCCAATGGCCGGCTGCTGAGCGACACGCGGATTCCCGGGGTCAACGGGGTGTTTCCCGGGGTCGACCTGTTTCTCGACAAGCCGGTGGGGGCCAAGACCGGCGCGCTGTTCCCCACCGGCAAACGGGTGGACCTGCTGGACGGCATCGCCGCCACCTGCATCGACGTGGCGGTGCCCATGGTCATCCTGCGCGCGGCGGACCTGGGCAAGAACGGCGAGGAAACCCCGGCCCAGCTGGACGCCGATCCGCAATTCAAGGCACGCCTGCTGGAACTGATGGTGCTGGGCGGGTTGCGCATGGGCTTGCGCAAGCGCGACGGCAGCCTGATGAGCGCCGACGAGCTGCGGCGCAGCGAAACCATCCCGAAGATCTGCATCGTCAGCCCAGCGCGAGAGGGTGGGGATATCGCCACCCGCTACTTCACCCCGCAGAACGCCCACCCGTCCCTGGCGGTGTCCGGTGGCTGCTGCCTGGCGGCGGCGTGCCTGGCCGAAGGCACCGTGGCCCATGCCTTGTTGGCGCGGGCGCCGGTGCTAGGCGAGGAGCCGGGCGAGTACCCGCTGGCAATTGAAAACCCCGCCGGGGTGCTGGAGACCCTGATCAATGCCCGGCTGGCCGGCGGGGAGCTGCTGATCGATGGCGCTGCCTACCGGCGCAGCGCGCAGATCCTGCTGCAGGGCAGTACACCGCTGTACAACGCCTCCCCAGCGTTGATCGCCGCCCTCGGCTCCGTCTAA
- a CDS encoding MaoC family dehydratase codes for MHSFRQRAARGLQSGDSFSLSRCFTPQDIQRFAEISRDYNPVHFHPPFAEARGFREPVAHGLLTASLVTEIGGQIGWLASAMRFQFRRPVYARDTVTCRWLITEVDARGRATAVITLSNEDGVIVLEGETRGVLPGEQERQLLSQMLAEGDPGNPLAR; via the coding sequence ATGCACAGCTTCAGACAACGAGCGGCTCGCGGGCTGCAAAGCGGTGACAGCTTCAGCCTGTCGCGATGCTTCACTCCCCAGGACATCCAGCGCTTTGCCGAGATTTCCCGGGACTACAACCCGGTGCACTTCCACCCGCCCTTCGCCGAGGCCCGAGGGTTTCGCGAACCGGTGGCCCATGGCCTGCTGACCGCCAGCCTGGTGACCGAGATCGGCGGGCAGATCGGCTGGCTGGCCTCGGCGATGCGCTTCCAGTTCCGCCGCCCGGTCTATGCGAGGGATACCGTGACCTGCCGCTGGCTGATCACCGAGGTGGATGCCCGGGGCCGGGCTACGGCGGTCATCACCCTGAGCAACGAAGATGGCGTGATCGTGCTCGAAGGCGAAACCCGCGGCGTGCTTCCCGGCGAACAGGAACGGCAGTTACTGAGCCAGATGCTCGCCGAAGGCGACCCGGGCAACCCCTTGGCTCGGTAG
- a CDS encoding PhzF family phenazine biosynthesis protein, which yields MQLDIFQVDAFTSHVFGGNPAAVCPLDAWLPDEVLQRIALENNLSETAYFVPQGEVFELRWFTPTVEVDLCGHATLAAAWVLFEQLGERRDVLRFATRSGELRVSREGGLLSMDFPAKQPEAVAIAPALLQALGLPAAEALYRTDDYLLVVDDESLVEALKPDFAALAAFDVRGIAVTAPSRAFDFVSRWFGPRVGVNEDPVTGSAHTSLAPYWAARLGKRQLRAQQGGARKGQLQCQVLDNGRVIISGYGALYLKGRIFL from the coding sequence ATGCAGCTCGATATCTTTCAAGTGGATGCCTTTACCTCCCACGTCTTCGGTGGCAACCCGGCGGCGGTGTGCCCCCTGGATGCCTGGTTGCCGGACGAAGTCCTGCAGCGCATCGCCCTGGAGAACAACCTGTCGGAAACCGCCTATTTCGTGCCCCAGGGCGAAGTCTTCGAACTGCGCTGGTTCACCCCCACGGTGGAGGTCGACCTGTGCGGGCACGCCACCCTGGCGGCGGCCTGGGTGCTGTTCGAGCAGTTGGGCGAGCGCCGCGACGTGCTGCGCTTTGCCACCCGCAGCGGCGAGTTGCGGGTGAGCCGCGAGGGCGGCCTGCTGTCCATGGACTTTCCCGCCAAGCAGCCCGAAGCCGTGGCGATTGCTCCGGCCCTGCTGCAAGCCCTGGGGTTGCCGGCGGCCGAGGCCCTGTACCGCACCGACGATTACCTGCTGGTGGTGGACGACGAATCTCTGGTGGAGGCGCTCAAGCCCGATTTCGCCGCACTGGCCGCCTTCGATGTGCGCGGCATCGCCGTGACGGCGCCGTCCCGGGCATTCGATTTCGTCTCGCGCTGGTTCGGCCCGCGGGTCGGGGTCAATGAAGACCCGGTCACCGGTTCCGCCCATACCTCCCTGGCGCCTTACTGGGCCGCGCGCCTGGGCAAGCGCCAGTTGCGGGCGCAACAGGGCGGGGCGCGCAAGGGCCAGTTGCAGTGCCAGGTGCTGGACAACGGGCGGGTGATCATCAGCGGCTACGGCGCCTTGTACCTCAAGGGCCGTATTTTCCTCTGA
- a CDS encoding LysE family translocator, which produces MNLATLALFLPACFALNMAPGPNNLLSVRNASAYGFRTSCLAGIGRLAAFALMIALAAAGLAVVLQASELLFYGIKILGAGYLLYLAYQLWTADPQVQSAERSRVSGLLALSRQEFLVAIGNPKAILIFTAFLPQFVEPGAPVGSQFLVLGLLFLLLEWIAISAYALMGLHMRRWFSEPAGKRLFNRCCAALLSAAASVLLLARRA; this is translated from the coding sequence ATGAACCTCGCCACCCTGGCGCTATTTCTCCCGGCCTGTTTCGCCCTGAACATGGCCCCCGGGCCGAACAACCTGCTGTCGGTGCGCAATGCCAGCGCCTACGGTTTTCGCACCTCGTGCCTGGCGGGCATCGGCCGCCTGGCGGCGTTCGCCCTGATGATCGCCCTGGCCGCCGCCGGCCTGGCGGTGGTGCTGCAAGCCTCGGAGCTGTTGTTCTACGGGATCAAGATTCTCGGCGCGGGCTACCTGCTGTACCTGGCCTATCAGCTGTGGACCGCGGACCCCCAGGTGCAGAGTGCGGAGCGCAGCCGGGTGTCCGGGCTGCTGGCCCTCAGCCGGCAGGAATTTCTGGTGGCCATCGGCAATCCCAAGGCGATCCTGATCTTCACCGCGTTTCTGCCGCAGTTCGTCGAGCCCGGGGCGCCAGTGGGTTCGCAGTTCCTGGTGCTGGGGCTGTTGTTCCTGCTGCTGGAGTGGATCGCCATCAGCGCTTATGCGCTGATGGGCCTGCACATGCGCCGCTGGTTCAGCGAGCCTGCGGGCAAGCGCCTGTTCAATCGTTGCTGCGCGGCGTTGCTGTCGGCGGCGGCCTCAGTGCTGTTGCTGGCCCGGCGCGCCTGA
- a CDS encoding surface-adhesin E family protein, which translates to MNKLSSLSAALLLAGCAHSGTPGEAPAPQRPDGMFKVLESPELATYFAANSLALYQNNPNLRQFYLVNNYAKPAALGGGKPPIYSSRATRVINCEKDESAQFGRVYFSEPFAQGVEVMRKEDLAQWAAFPRQSLIGELRNMACAVDPTRLKLAPAPSR; encoded by the coding sequence ATGAACAAGCTGTCGAGCTTGAGCGCGGCGCTTTTGCTCGCCGGTTGCGCGCATTCGGGTACCCCCGGGGAGGCCCCGGCGCCGCAGCGTCCGGACGGCATGTTCAAGGTGCTGGAAAGCCCGGAACTGGCCACCTACTTTGCCGCCAACTCGCTGGCCCTCTACCAGAACAATCCGAACCTGCGGCAGTTCTATCTGGTCAACAACTACGCCAAGCCTGCTGCGCTGGGCGGTGGCAAGCCGCCGATCTACAGCTCCCGCGCGACCCGGGTGATCAACTGCGAGAAGGATGAGTCGGCGCAGTTCGGCCGGGTGTACTTCTCCGAGCCCTTCGCCCAGGGCGTGGAGGTCATGCGCAAGGAAGATCTTGCGCAATGGGCCGCCTTTCCCCGTCAATCGTTGATCGGGGAGCTGCGCAACATGGCCTGCGCGGTCGATCCGACCCGGCTCAAGCTGGCTCCGGCACCGAGTCGGTGA
- a CDS encoding sensor histidine kinase translates to MRRHPLLWKLALLQIGFCLLLTWIIWTWGLSAERSTYFLDPADRQYLASYAQQAEHAWRQGGVAAVDEFQRQLATREDTWVAVIGDRLQSLGSTPLTAEEASHLTFMRKLDWPMSRRLQDELPYVSIEFPEHPEQGRLVLQLPERLLPSGLTPWTHLLSHGVVPTLLAALLGLLLYRHLVLPLNRLRDRADALRADDLESQGLGTPLVNRHDELGELALAFEHMAERLRQSLAQQRLLLRTLSHELRTPLARLRIAHDSRLPPEQLRQRLDREIADMQRLLEDTLDLAWLDTERPQLPTEAVQVLSIWEALRQDACFESAWDAERLPCLLDAECRVQVHLDSIAQALENLLRNAIRYSPAGGRVSLRGWREGAYWHLCLEDQGPGVAEQDLQRIFQPYQRLDSAQGDGFGLGLAIARRAVELHQGRIWASNGHPGLCMHLLLPAA, encoded by the coding sequence ATGCGCCGTCACCCCCTGCTGTGGAAACTGGCGCTGTTGCAGATCGGCTTCTGCCTGCTGCTGACCTGGATCATCTGGACCTGGGGCCTGTCGGCCGAGCGCAGCACCTATTTTCTCGACCCCGCCGACCGCCAGTACCTGGCCAGCTACGCCCAGCAGGCCGAGCACGCCTGGCGCCAGGGCGGGGTGGCCGCGGTCGATGAGTTCCAGCGACAACTGGCAACCCGGGAAGACACCTGGGTCGCGGTGATCGGCGATCGCCTGCAGAGCCTGGGCAGCACGCCGCTGACCGCCGAGGAAGCCAGCCACCTGACCTTCATGCGCAAGCTCGACTGGCCCATGAGCCGGCGCCTGCAGGACGAGTTGCCCTACGTCAGCATCGAATTCCCCGAGCACCCGGAGCAAGGCCGGCTGGTGCTGCAACTACCCGAGCGCCTGCTGCCCAGCGGCCTGACGCCCTGGACCCACCTGCTCAGCCATGGCGTGGTGCCGACCCTGCTGGCCGCCCTGCTCGGCCTGTTGCTCTACCGCCACCTGGTGCTGCCGTTGAACCGCCTGCGCGACCGCGCCGATGCCTTGCGCGCCGACGACCTGGAAAGCCAGGGCCTGGGCACGCCCCTGGTGAACCGCCACGACGAACTGGGGGAACTGGCCCTGGCCTTCGAGCACATGGCCGAGCGCCTGCGCCAGAGCCTGGCCCAGCAGCGCCTGTTGCTGCGCACGCTGTCCCATGAGCTGCGCACGCCCCTGGCGCGGTTGCGCATCGCCCATGACAGCCGGTTGCCGCCGGAGCAGTTGCGCCAGCGCCTGGACCGTGAGATCGCCGACATGCAGCGCCTGCTGGAAGACACCCTGGACCTGGCCTGGCTCGACACCGAGCGCCCGCAACTGCCTACCGAAGCGGTGCAGGTGCTGTCGATCTGGGAAGCCCTGCGCCAGGACGCCTGCTTCGAAAGCGCCTGGGACGCCGAGCGCCTGCCCTGCCTGCTGGACGCCGAGTGCCGGGTCCAGGTGCACCTGGACAGCATCGCCCAGGCCCTGGAGAACCTGCTGCGCAACGCGATCCGCTACTCCCCCGCCGGCGGCCGGGTGAGCCTGCGCGGCTGGCGCGAAGGCGCCTATTGGCACCTGTGCCTGGAAGACCAGGGACCAGGGGTCGCCGAACAGGACCTGCAACGCATCTTCCAGCCCTACCAGCGCCTGGACTCGGCCCAGGGCGACGGCTTCGGCCTGGGCCTGGCCATCGCCCGGCGCGCCGTGGAGCTGCACCAGGGGCGGATCTGGGCCAGCAACGGCCACCCCGGGCTGTGCATGCACCTGCTGCTGCCCGCCGCCTAG
- a CDS encoding response regulator transcription factor — MTPNLLLVEDDARLRDDLDLHFRQRGFTVTTCTDGRQGLAAVRAGHFDLVLLDIMLPGMDGLALLETLRQEQGTPVMLMSALGAEQDRITGFTRGADDYLPKPFSLAELDARADALLRRMARVQQLQATRQDPHLSFDDQAQDVLHQGRAAGLTGSEYRLLVTLREHPGETLSKPFLYQHVLHRIYTRLDRGLDVHVCNLRRKLADLGVQHLQIQAVRGAGYILVEAERH; from the coding sequence ATGACCCCCAACCTGCTTCTCGTGGAAGACGACGCCCGACTGCGCGACGACCTGGACCTGCATTTCCGCCAGCGCGGCTTTACCGTCACCACCTGCACCGACGGCCGCCAGGGGCTGGCCGCGGTGCGCGCCGGCCACTTCGACCTGGTGCTGCTGGACATCATGCTGCCGGGCATGGACGGCCTGGCCCTGCTGGAAACCCTGCGCCAGGAACAGGGCACGCCGGTGATGCTGATGTCGGCCCTGGGCGCCGAGCAGGACCGCATCACCGGCTTTACCCGAGGCGCCGACGACTACCTGCCCAAGCCCTTCAGCCTGGCCGAACTGGACGCCCGCGCCGACGCCCTGCTGCGGCGCATGGCCCGGGTGCAACAGCTGCAGGCCACGCGCCAGGACCCGCACCTGAGCTTCGACGACCAGGCCCAGGACGTGCTGCACCAGGGCCGCGCAGCGGGCCTGACCGGCTCGGAATACCGGTTGCTGGTGACCCTGCGCGAGCACCCCGGGGAAACCCTGAGCAAGCCGTTTCTCTATCAGCACGTACTGCACCGCATCTACACGAGGCTCGATCGCGGCCTGGATGTGCACGTGTGCAACCTGCGGCGCAAACTCGCCGACCTTGGGGTGCAGCACCTGCAGATCCAGGCGGTGCGCGGCGCGGGCTACATCCTGGTGGAAGCGGAACGCCACTGA
- a CDS encoding DUF3079 domain-containing protein, with translation MAKPFPLRPKHPERICWGCDRYCAANALACGNGSDRTMHPAEMLGEDWYLDGDWGIEMPVDSEPAPQRQSRGPAAV, from the coding sequence ATGGCCAAGCCCTTTCCCCTGCGCCCCAAACACCCCGAGCGGATCTGCTGGGGCTGCGACCGCTACTGCGCGGCCAATGCCCTGGCCTGCGGCAATGGTTCCGATCGCACCATGCACCCGGCGGAAATGCTCGGGGAGGACTGGTACCTGGACGGCGACTGGGGCATCGAGATGCCCGTCGACAGCGAGCCGGCCCCACAGCGGCAGTCGCGAGGGCCGGCCGCTGTTTAA
- a CDS encoding LysE family translocator, with protein sequence MEPSMLAAFWAVSLLFVITPGADWAYAISAGLNGRVVIPAVSGLLSGHLLATLVVAAGVGGLVARYPLALAGLTVAGAGYLLWLGVGLLRHPSTPQAGAGQADASWARWSFKGLCVSGLNPKVFLLFLALLPQFTSPAAAWPVSLQILALGLLHAFSCAVIYLLVGFGSRTVLQTRPVAALWVSRLSGGLMVLIALVLLAEQLLA encoded by the coding sequence ATGGAACCGAGCATGTTGGCCGCGTTCTGGGCAGTGTCGCTGCTGTTCGTGATCACCCCCGGCGCCGACTGGGCCTATGCCATCTCTGCCGGGCTCAACGGCCGGGTGGTGATTCCCGCGGTATCCGGGCTGCTGAGCGGCCACCTGCTGGCGACCCTGGTGGTGGCCGCCGGGGTCGGCGGGCTGGTGGCGCGTTACCCCCTGGCCCTTGCGGGCCTGACCGTGGCCGGTGCCGGCTACCTGCTGTGGCTGGGCGTCGGCCTGCTGCGCCACCCGTCCACGCCACAGGCCGGCGCAGGCCAGGCCGATGCTTCCTGGGCACGCTGGTCGTTCAAGGGCCTGTGTGTCAGCGGCCTCAATCCCAAGGTCTTCCTGCTGTTCCTGGCCCTGCTGCCACAGTTCACCAGCCCCGCGGCCGCCTGGCCGGTGTCGCTGCAGATCCTCGCCCTGGGGCTGCTGCATGCCTTCAGTTGCGCGGTGATCTACCTGTTGGTGGGCTTCGGCTCGCGCACGGTTCTGCAGACGCGGCCGGTGGCGGCGCTGTGGGTCAGTCGCCTGTCGGGCGGGTTGATGGTCCTGATTGCGCTAGTGTTGCTGGCGGAACAACTCCTGGCTTGA